In one Candidatus Delongbacteria bacterium genomic region, the following are encoded:
- a CDS encoding bifunctional UDP-3-O-[3-hydroxymyristoyl] N-acetylglucosamine deacetylase/3-hydroxyacyl-ACP dehydratase, with amino-acid sequence MFIKQRTIAEQVSVSGIGLHTGCQSTITFKPAKDDTGVIFRRIDLETPVDIPALIDYVDSIARGTILSNEGVKVYTVEHVLAALAGLQIDNVIIEIDAEEPPVLDGSAIGFVNVLINNVVEQEKPKEYFEIEKNVEYKELEKGIELIAVPSTKLQITYMVDYRNPALGTQFTTLYDLEKEFVDEYASTRTFCFLSEVEKLKEVGLIKGGNLDNSVVILDRELSQEERNIIESKLDLPKGVLPETKGIVGSVVLRYPNEPVRHKLLDLLGDLMLLGTPVKGHFLCARGGHEAHIGLVKELKKAIDKHKLIKKYKKSDNENFVFDVKDIMSILPHRFPMLLVDRILELVPEERVVGLKNVTANEDFFNGHYPGKPVMPGVLIVEAMAQTGGILLMNTLSDKNSKVPFFTSIDKVKFRRPVVPGDQIIMEIDMVRPLRRGICQMQGTAYVDGKKAAEALMTAMLVDKTNEE; translated from the coding sequence ATGTTTATAAAACAAAGAACAATAGCAGAACAAGTATCAGTTTCAGGTATAGGTCTTCATACTGGTTGTCAGTCGACTATTACTTTTAAACCTGCAAAAGATGATACAGGTGTTATTTTCAGAAGAATTGACCTAGAAACTCCTGTTGATATACCAGCTTTGATAGATTATGTAGACAGTATTGCAAGAGGAACGATTCTTAGTAATGAAGGTGTGAAAGTTTACACTGTTGAACATGTTCTAGCAGCATTGGCTGGACTTCAGATAGATAATGTGATAATTGAAATAGATGCAGAAGAACCTCCTGTGCTAGACGGTTCAGCTATTGGGTTTGTAAATGTTTTAATTAATAATGTCGTTGAGCAGGAAAAACCAAAAGAATATTTTGAAATCGAAAAAAATGTAGAGTATAAAGAACTTGAAAAAGGTATTGAGCTTATTGCTGTGCCTTCAACTAAACTTCAAATTACCTATATGGTTGATTATAGAAATCCAGCTCTTGGAACTCAATTTACGACTCTTTACGATTTAGAAAAAGAGTTTGTTGATGAATATGCATCTACAAGGACTTTCTGTTTTCTTTCTGAAGTGGAGAAATTAAAAGAAGTTGGATTGATTAAAGGTGGAAATCTTGATAATTCGGTAGTTATTCTAGATAGAGAGCTTTCTCAGGAAGAAAGAAATATTATTGAATCAAAACTTGATCTACCAAAAGGTGTTTTACCTGAGACAAAAGGTATCGTTGGATCTGTTGTTTTGAGATATCCAAACGAACCCGTAAGACATAAATTACTTGATCTTTTAGGTGATCTGATGCTTTTAGGAACTCCTGTAAAAGGGCATTTCCTATGTGCAAGAGGAGGTCATGAAGCTCATATTGGATTAGTCAAAGAACTAAAAAAAGCTATTGACAAGCATAAGTTAATTAAGAAGTATAAAAAATCAGACAATGAAAATTTTGTTTTTGATGTAAAAGATATTATGTCAATTTTGCCTCATAGGTTTCCAATGCTTCTTGTAGACAGAATATTGGAATTGGTGCCTGAAGAGCGAGTTGTCGGATTGAAGAATGTTACTGCAAACGAAGATTTTTTCAATGGTCATTATCCTGGAAAACCTGTTATGCCAGGTGTATTAATAGTCGAGGCGATGGCTCAAACGGGTGGAATTCTTCTTATGAATACACTCTCTGATAAAAATTCTAAGGTTCCATTCTTTACTTCTATTGATAAAGTTAAATTTAGAAGACCAGTTGTACCTGGAGATCAGATTATCATGGAGATTGACATGGTAAGACCATTAAGAAGAGGTATCTGTCAGATGCAGGGAACTGCTTATGTTGATGGAAAGAAAGCTGCTGAAGCTCTAATGACAGCAATGCTTGTTGATAAAACTAACGAAGAGTAA